A window of Deltaproteobacteria bacterium genomic DNA:
AAGCTTGCACTCGCCCGCCTGGTCGCAGATGGGACAGTCCAGCGGGTGGTTGGCCAGCATGATTTCCAAGACTCCCTGCTGGGCCTTCTTCACCTTGTCGGTGGTGGTCCTGACAACCATTCCGTCCATCACCGTGGTGTTGCAGGCAATGGCCAGCTTGGGCATCTTTTCCACTTCAACAAGGCACATCCGGCAGTTGCCCGCTATGGACAGGGCCGGATGGTAGCAGAAGAAGGGGATGCGGACCTTGGCTTGCTCGCAGGCCTCAAGGATGGTGGCTCCTTTCGGAACCTCGATTTCCAGGCCATCTATGGTTACTTTCGGCATCCTTCACGAATCCTGTATTTAAGACCTTTAACCCTTGATTCTGGCTTCGAACTCGGGGCGGAACTTTTTCAAAAAGCCCTGGATGGGCATGGCCGCCGCGTCGGACAGGGGGCAAACAGTCGTTCCCATCATATTGGCCGTGACTTCGAGCAGGGTTTCGATGTCGCCCGGCTGGCCCTTGCCCTCGTTTATGCGCTTCAATATCTTGTAGCACCAGTCGGTGCCCCAGCGGCAGGGGGTGCACTGACCGCATGACTCGTGGGCGTAGAAATGGGCCAGGGTCGTGATGGCGTCCACCATGTCGGTTTTATCGTCCATCACGATGATTGCGCCGGAGCCCAGCATGGTGCCTGCGGCCTGGCAGCACTCATAGTCGAGGTTCAAGGTCTCGACCTCTTCCGCCGTGAGAATCGGGGTGGAAGACCCGCCGGGGATGACGGCCTTCAACTTGGAGCCGGCCTTCATTCCGCCGCACAGTTCATCTATGAACCTCTTGAGCGGAAAACCAAGCTCCACCTCGTAGACGCCCGGCTTGTTGACGGGGCCGGATATGGAGAAAAGCTTGGTGCCCTTGCTTTTTTCGGTGCCCAGCTTGGCGTAGGCCTCGCCGCCGTTCTTCAGAATCCAGGGAACGGTTGCCAGCGACTCCACGTTGTTTACTATGGTGGGGCAGCCGAACAGGCCCACCACCGCCGGGAAGGGCGGCTTCAACCTTGGCTGGCCCTTTTTGCCCTCTATTGACTCTATGAGGGCCGTTTCCTCGCCGCACACGTAAGCGCCCGCGCCGGAATGGACGATGATATCCAGCGCAAACCCGGTGTTGCCGAAAACGTCCGGGCCGAGAATGCCCGCCGCGTATGCCTCGTCTATAGCGCCCTGGAGCCTTTCGATGGGAAACACGAACTCGCCGCGAACATAGATGTACGCCTCGTGGCAACCGATGGCGTAGGAGGCGATGATCATGCCCTCGATCAGCATGTGGGGCGAAAGCTCAAGAATGTAGCGGTCCTTGAAGGTACCGGGCTCGCCCTCGTCGGCGTTGCAGCACAGATAAACCGGCTTGCCGTGGTCCTTGGGGAGAAAGCTCCACTTAAGGCCAGTGGGGAAACCCGCGCCGCCGCGCCCGCGAAGGCCGGAAGCCTTAACCTGGGCCGTCACGTCTTCGGGCTTGTACTTGGAAAAGACCTCGCGCGCCGTTTCATACCCGCCGCTTTCGAGGTACGTGGCAAGAAGATGGGAATCCTTCCTGCCCCAATCCGCCGTAAGTATTTTGACCGTATCAGCCATCACTTGAGCCCGTCGAGAATCCCATCCACCTTTTGGGGGGTGAGGTCCTCATAATAGCGGTCGTTGATCTGCATCATGGGCGCCGTGCCGCAGGAGCCGAGACATTCCACCTTGGTGAGCGTAAAAAGCCCGTCCGCAGTGGTTTCCCCCGCCTTGACGCCCAGCTTCTTTGAAAGGTAGTCCACGATGTGCGAGCTTCCCATGAGGGAGCAGCTTAAATTGTTGCACACCTGGACATGGTACTTGCCCACCGGCTTGCGATTGTACATGGTGTAGAAGCTCGCCACTTCCATCGCGCGGGTGGGAGCGACTCCGCAGACGGCCGCAGCTGCGGCCATCGCGTCTTCACTCACCCAGCCGTCCTGGGCCTGGCACACGTAGAGAACCGGCATTAAGGCCGCTTCCTTGTGGGCCGCGTACTTTTTCATTATGGCCGAGATTTTGTCCTCGGACTCTTTGGTGAACGAAAACGCCATTTTCCCTCCGTCTCGCGGACTTAGCGGTCCAGCTCGCCCGCGATAACGTTTAGGCTTCCAAGCACCACCACCGCGTCGGCGATGAAGCTTCCCTCGGCAAGATACGGAAACGCCGAGTAGTAATAGAAACAGGGCGGCCTCACCTTGATGCGGTAGGGCTTGGGGCCGCCGTCCGAAACGATGTAAAAGCCGAGCTCGCCGTTGGCGGCCTCGGTAAGACCGTAGACCTCGCCCACGGGCGGCTCAATTCCGTGCATGATGTGCTTGAAATGAGCCATGAGGCCTTCGATGGAGCCGTAAACCGCAGACTTGGGCGGCAAGGCGATCTTGTAATCGCTTACCATCACAGGCCCGCCGGGGATGTCCTTCATGGCCTGCTCGATTATGCGCTGGGACTGGCGGATTTCCTCAACCCGGACAAAGAAGCGGTCCCAGGTGTCGCCCTTTTCCCCAAGGGGAATGTCGAAATCGAACTGGTCGTAGCCGTTGTACGGGTGGGCCTTCCTGACGTCGTACTCCACCCCCGCCGCCCGAAGGTTGGGGCCGGTGAAACCGTAGGAGATGGCCAGTTCCTTGTCTATCATGCCCACGTCGCGCACGCGCTCGTTGAAGATGCGGTTTTTCTTCAAAAGGGCCATGATGTCGCCGATGGCCTCGTTGAGCGCCTTGTTGAAGCCCTTCACATCGTCGACAAACCCGTCGTAAAGATCGTTGGAAAGGCCGCCGATGCGGGTGTAGGCCGTGGTGAGGCGCGCACCGCAGAGCTTGGTGAAGATGTCGTAGGCAAGCTCGCGGGGCCAGAAGGCGTACCAGAAATTGGTGAAAGCGCCCATGTCCATGGCGTTGACGCCCAAGGCCACGCAGTGGTCTATGATGCGCGTTATTTCGTCGATGATGACCCGGATGCGCTGTGCCCTGGGAGTGGCTTCTATGCCCAGAAGCTTTTCCACGGCCATTGCGTAACAGGTGTTGTTCATGGCACAAGAGCAGTAGTTCAGCCGGTCGGTGTAGGGGATGACGTGCTGGTAGGGAACCTGCTCGCTCATGATTTCGAAACCGCGATGGAGGTACCCTATTTCGGGCACCAGCTTCACGATTATTTCGCCGTCCAACAGCACCTTGGAGCGAAGGGTTCCGTGGGTGGCCGTATGGGCCGGG
This region includes:
- a CDS encoding (2Fe-2S)-binding protein gives rise to the protein MPKVTIDGLEIEVPKGATILEACEQAKVRIPFFCYHPALSIAGNCRMCLVEVEKMPKLAIACNTTVMDGMVVRTTTDKVKKAQQGVLEIMLANHPLDCPICDQAGECKL
- a CDS encoding NADH-quinone oxidoreductase subunit D, producing the protein MARPLDIVRAKFADEVLGVNEAWPEGPLVVKKDRIHEILAFCKDNPDLSMDFLMDIAGVDFLGQDPRFEVVYNLYSLIHKHRLLLRVKVPESDLALPTATDLWKSADWGERECWDQYGVVFTGHPFLRRILNHEDFVGHPLRKDYPVEGRQVLKETVDYDISRQGLEQSDGVGNFVEINMGPAHTATHGTLRSKVLLDGEIIVKLVPEIGYLHRGFEIMSEQVPYQHVIPYTDRLNYCSCAMNNTCYAMAVEKLLGIEATPRAQRIRVIIDEITRIIDHCVALGVNAMDMGAFTNFWYAFWPRELAYDIFTKLCGARLTTAYTRIGGLSNDLYDGFVDDVKGFNKALNEAIGDIMALLKKNRIFNERVRDVGMIDKELAISYGFTGPNLRAAGVEYDVRKAHPYNGYDQFDFDIPLGEKGDTWDRFFVRVEEIRQSQRIIEQAMKDIPGGPVMVSDYKIALPPKSAVYGSIEGLMAHFKHIMHGIEPPVGEVYGLTEAANGELGFYIVSDGGPKPYRIKVRPPCFYYYSAFPYLAEGSFIADAVVVLGSLNVIAGELDR
- the nuoE gene encoding NADH-quinone oxidoreductase subunit NuoE, producing the protein MAFSFTKESEDKISAIMKKYAAHKEAALMPVLYVCQAQDGWVSEDAMAAAAAVCGVAPTRAMEVASFYTMYNRKPVGKYHVQVCNNLSCSLMGSSHIVDYLSKKLGVKAGETTADGLFTLTKVECLGSCGTAPMMQINDRYYEDLTPQKVDGILDGLK
- the nuoF gene encoding NADH-quinone oxidoreductase subunit NuoF; protein product: MADTVKILTADWGRKDSHLLATYLESGGYETAREVFSKYKPEDVTAQVKASGLRGRGGAGFPTGLKWSFLPKDHGKPVYLCCNADEGEPGTFKDRYILELSPHMLIEGMIIASYAIGCHEAYIYVRGEFVFPIERLQGAIDEAYAAGILGPDVFGNTGFALDIIVHSGAGAYVCGEETALIESIEGKKGQPRLKPPFPAVVGLFGCPTIVNNVESLATVPWILKNGGEAYAKLGTEKSKGTKLFSISGPVNKPGVYEVELGFPLKRFIDELCGGMKAGSKLKAVIPGGSSTPILTAEEVETLNLDYECCQAAGTMLGSGAIIVMDDKTDMVDAITTLAHFYAHESCGQCTPCRWGTDWCYKILKRINEGKGQPGDIETLLEVTANMMGTTVCPLSDAAAMPIQGFLKKFRPEFEARIKG